From Draconibacterium halophilum, one genomic window encodes:
- a CDS encoding HD domain-containing protein, translating to MGSNIQQNELVSATENFIKQYFEADSSGHDWWHIYRVRNMALHLAEKEGGDLFLIEMAALLHDLDDWKLGNGENTSKTKSWLTQVEVDKKDAERIGQIIEQVSFKGAGVETKAESIEAQIVQDADRLDAIGAIGIARTFAYGGNKGRLLHHPDIKPQLHDSFEAYKKTTAPTINHFYEKLLLLKDRMNTITAQEIAKERHRFMEDFLAQFFFEWDCKK from the coding sequence ATGGGGTCTAATATTCAACAAAATGAGCTGGTTTCGGCTACTGAAAACTTTATAAAACAGTACTTTGAAGCCGATAGTTCGGGGCACGATTGGTGGCACATTTACCGTGTGCGAAACATGGCTCTTCACCTGGCAGAAAAAGAAGGCGGCGATCTTTTTCTTATTGAAATGGCAGCCTTGCTTCACGATCTCGACGACTGGAAACTGGGCAACGGAGAAAACACTTCGAAAACAAAAAGCTGGCTAACCCAAGTTGAAGTTGATAAAAAAGATGCTGAAAGAATTGGGCAGATTATAGAACAAGTATCATTTAAAGGCGCCGGAGTTGAAACAAAGGCCGAAAGTATTGAAGCCCAAATCGTTCAGGATGCCGACCGGCTGGATGCCATTGGAGCCATTGGAATTGCGCGCACTTTTGCCTATGGCGGGAATAAAGGGCGCTTGCTGCATCATCCTGATATTAAGCCACAACTGCACGATAGTTTTGAGGCGTACAAAAAAACAACAGCTCCTACCATCAATCATTTTTACGAAAAGCTGTTGCTACTAAAAGACCGTATGAATACAATAACTGCACAGGAAATTGCAAAAGAGCGCCACCGTTTTATGGAAGATTTTCTAGCCCAATTTTTTTTCGAATGGGACTGTAAAAAATAA
- a CDS encoding VOC family protein translates to MKVEHLAIWTYNLEGMRSFYMHYFDASSSEVYHNHSREYRSYFLSFDGDCRIELMEMPGIPKSRDNTLKQFTGLIHFAFKLGSKSKVHELTETLRKDGYKIISEPRTTGDGFFESVFLDPDGNRVEIMA, encoded by the coding sequence ATGAAAGTAGAACATCTGGCCATTTGGACCTATAATCTCGAAGGAATGCGAAGTTTTTACATGCATTATTTCGATGCATCATCGAGCGAGGTTTACCATAACCACAGCCGCGAATATCGCTCGTATTTTCTTTCTTTTGACGGCGATTGCCGCATTGAGTTGATGGAAATGCCGGGTATTCCGAAATCAAGGGACAATACGCTGAAACAATTTACCGGACTTATTCATTTTGCCTTTAAGTTAGGCTCGAAAAGTAAAGTACACGAACTAACCGAAACGCTTCGGAAAGACGGGTACAAAATTATTAGCGAACCGCGCACCACCGGCGACGGCTTTTTCGAAAGTGTATTTTTGGATCCTGACGGCAACCGGGTGGAGATTATGGCGTAA
- a CDS encoding sulfatase-like hydrolase/transferase — translation MKLKNLRLFCFLFCIAIVCITFTGCEEKIPEELPNILWLTSEDNSPFLGCYGDDFTTTPNLDKLASEGFLYTHAYANAPVCAPTRNTILTGVYASSNGNQHMRSYYPLSETVLPYPVYLQQAGYYCTNNSKTDYNTNNVDEQAIWDECSKTAHWKNRPAEKPFFAVFNTTISHESSIHKSIPNNELRHSPDEVPIPPYHPATPEMKHDWAQYYDKVEDMDAQIGKWLKELDDAGLAENTIVFYYGDHGGVLARSKRYVYETGTQVPFIVRIPEKYKYLFPEKQVGTKVNRLISFVDLVPTLLSIIGVEIPDYLQGDAFLGKQKTADPEYAYMFRGRMDERYDMSRAVRNQQFRYIRNYMPNRIYGQRIDYLFKAPSIRSWKEAYEKGECNEVQSAFWETKPVEELYDTENDPWEINNLANNPEYKDILEKMRAANKEWVTRIKDTGFIPEADRVDRAGETPMYDYMRSGEVNLEEIMEAAEIATLGKVENVDHLKSYLKSNESAVRYWGASGLLILGDKAVSAIPDLKAATTDESANVVSVAAEALYNLGEKEMAKKALLSVLKNSNEFARCHALNVIDCIDESSKEIQEGVVDMISNADSKTRNKYDMRAAKWLIEKWGLNPDDYKIDFAW, via the coding sequence ATGAAACTTAAGAACCTACGCCTATTTTGCTTCTTGTTCTGTATTGCAATTGTTTGTATAACCTTTACCGGTTGCGAAGAAAAAATTCCTGAAGAATTACCAAATATTTTATGGTTAACGAGCGAAGACAACAGTCCTTTTTTAGGATGTTACGGCGATGATTTTACAACTACACCCAACCTCGACAAATTAGCCTCGGAAGGATTTTTATACACTCACGCTTATGCAAATGCCCCTGTTTGTGCTCCTACCCGAAATACAATTTTAACCGGTGTTTATGCCAGTTCAAATGGCAACCAGCATATGCGAAGTTATTATCCGCTTTCAGAAACGGTGCTGCCCTACCCTGTTTATTTGCAACAGGCCGGTTACTACTGTACCAACAACAGCAAAACTGATTATAACACGAATAATGTTGATGAGCAAGCTATTTGGGACGAATGCAGCAAAACTGCACACTGGAAAAACAGACCGGCAGAGAAACCATTTTTCGCCGTATTTAACACTACAATTTCGCACGAAAGCAGTATTCATAAATCTATTCCGAATAATGAGTTGCGGCACAGTCCCGACGAAGTACCAATCCCCCCGTATCATCCGGCAACACCAGAGATGAAGCACGACTGGGCACAATACTACGACAAGGTGGAAGACATGGACGCTCAAATTGGAAAGTGGCTAAAAGAGTTGGACGATGCAGGATTGGCTGAAAATACAATTGTATTTTATTATGGCGACCATGGTGGAGTTTTGGCGCGCAGCAAACGTTATGTGTACGAAACCGGCACACAAGTTCCTTTTATTGTTCGTATTCCTGAGAAATACAAATATCTATTCCCTGAAAAACAAGTCGGAACAAAAGTAAACCGATTAATAAGTTTTGTTGATTTAGTACCTACACTGCTTAGTATTATTGGGGTTGAAATTCCGGATTATTTGCAAGGCGATGCATTTCTGGGCAAACAAAAAACTGCTGATCCTGAATATGCATATATGTTTCGGGGGAGAATGGATGAACGTTACGACATGTCTCGTGCCGTGCGCAATCAGCAATTCCGTTACATCCGCAATTACATGCCGAACCGAATATACGGGCAGCGTATAGACTATTTATTTAAGGCTCCTTCCATTCGATCGTGGAAAGAGGCTTACGAAAAAGGCGAATGCAACGAAGTACAAAGTGCCTTTTGGGAAACAAAGCCCGTTGAAGAATTGTACGATACGGAAAATGATCCCTGGGAAATTAACAACCTGGCCAACAATCCGGAATACAAAGATATACTGGAAAAAATGCGTGCTGCGAATAAAGAATGGGTAACACGAATTAAGGATACAGGTTTTATTCCTGAAGCCGACCGTGTTGACCGCGCCGGGGAAACACCTATGTACGATTACATGCGATCGGGGGAAGTGAATTTGGAAGAAATTATGGAAGCTGCAGAAATAGCTACATTAGGAAAAGTAGAGAATGTTGACCACTTAAAAAGTTACCTAAAAAGCAATGAAAGTGCAGTTCGATACTGGGGCGCTTCAGGACTACTGATTCTTGGAGATAAAGCAGTTTCTGCAATTCCGGATTTAAAAGCAGCCACCACCGATGAGTCGGCAAATGTAGTTTCTGTTGCTGCAGAAGCACTTTATAATTTAGGCGAAAAAGAAATGGCCAAAAAAGCTTTACTTTCTGTTTTGAAGAATTCTAACGAATTTGCCCGTTGCCATGCCCTAAACGTAATCGACTGCATTGATGAAAGTAGCAAAGAAATTCAGGAAGGAGTGGTTGATATGATTTCAAACGCCGATTCGAAAACCAGAAATAAATACGATATGCGGGCAGCAAAATGGCTAATTGAAAAGTGGGGATTAAATCCTGACGATTATAAAATTGACTTTGCCTGGTAA
- a CDS encoding SPOR domain-containing protein translates to MLQQCFLIIVLLSSLNFGVCAQSARNVNVRFVKNEVAVLPGKVVNLAFVTQNQSSDSIEVTHEFSIPDRWVVITRPGKLSLQPNEKKLSIVSIRAPFDCPVGSYPIQINKMKADVGINLSSQIVQVKILEIENITFQLIEQQNHILAGENISATYLIRNLGNTDKKLYINASNCDLVGSPDVKLDPGESTQIQITKPTSEELFESKTESFTVRAQVGERILESVYASTMVLPSRKAKKDLFFRFPVKASVSYLSTNRGGNYESAKQFQIDGNGTLDPEGKHRLGFMARWPNNTNLSFLGLYDQYYLSYSNKNIDLFLGEKSYTVTPLTEASRFGRGVEAKFLLKNGFGAGFFYVKPRFYEDIENEFSVFAGFDFNSKNNISFYYLGKKYQESNDPVQLFSFVTELNPFKRTKVDLELSRGMVDDETSNAIRSSINSQFSIFQISGIYFNVGKNYPGYYSNSKFFSTNINARISQKMSVSFNAREDFGNAQLDTFFVTAPYSKSIQGSLNYRISQGGNVKIYWREFESKDRLIKDKFHYKTDSWNLEYGHRYKRIDYTLRGEIGETTNLLAETNKNIQNSFRASANLTYRFNSRNSVRLFGNWSNINQFVSGDQRRLMAGLAATSRISKNLRLNCYIQNAYDINDYYRNRNLMQLNLDYKFLKKHTFSLRSFYTIFKNEVDNPEFTLSATYSYSLGIPIKQIVKAGKIRGRITNQLGEPVSDVFIRISSETAVTDRNGEYEFKLLSPGRQLLTIDRARLDIGEIPNIPMPLEVEIIENEETEINIQIQKGARLSGQIKLGESALSVLNDQSAQPDNILIELKSNLETYRITTNKEGEFTFPLVRPGEVLFRIYTNTIPAGYSAAQSTYTFHLNPGEQREVDIVLESKKKKIIFKSQNTTLSANEGFAPMKVTTVLKPQKKTSQLYYSVQIGAFSRSLAENSKFLRGQSSYFEKQIDNLHKYFIGKFDTVEEAQKERKRLSSFYTNPFIVVFKDEKIIPYNEFKSDK, encoded by the coding sequence ATGCTTCAACAATGTTTTTTAATAATCGTATTACTCAGCTCACTAAATTTTGGTGTTTGTGCTCAATCAGCGCGTAATGTAAACGTACGTTTTGTTAAAAATGAAGTTGCTGTACTTCCGGGGAAAGTAGTAAATCTGGCATTTGTTACTCAGAACCAGAGTTCAGACAGCATAGAAGTAACGCATGAATTCTCCATCCCTGATAGATGGGTTGTAATTACCCGGCCCGGAAAACTTAGCTTGCAACCCAATGAAAAAAAGTTGAGTATTGTCTCCATCAGAGCTCCTTTTGACTGTCCGGTGGGAAGCTATCCAATTCAGATAAATAAGATGAAAGCTGATGTAGGTATAAACCTTTCATCACAGATTGTGCAGGTAAAAATATTGGAAATCGAAAATATTACGTTTCAACTTATTGAACAACAAAACCACATCTTGGCAGGAGAAAATATTAGTGCTACTTATTTGATTCGGAATCTTGGAAATACCGATAAGAAGTTGTACATAAATGCCAGTAACTGCGATTTGGTAGGTTCGCCAGATGTGAAACTAGATCCCGGGGAATCAACTCAGATTCAAATTACAAAACCTACGTCAGAGGAACTGTTCGAAAGTAAAACGGAATCATTTACGGTTCGCGCTCAAGTAGGCGAGAGAATTTTGGAAAGTGTGTATGCGTCAACAATGGTGCTGCCTTCACGAAAAGCCAAAAAGGATTTATTTTTCCGATTCCCAGTGAAAGCATCTGTAAGCTATTTATCTACAAACAGAGGGGGCAACTATGAGTCGGCTAAACAATTTCAGATTGATGGGAACGGAACCCTTGATCCGGAAGGGAAGCACCGGCTTGGTTTTATGGCGCGCTGGCCCAATAATACGAACCTTAGTTTTCTGGGGTTATACGACCAGTATTATCTTTCCTATTCAAATAAAAACATCGATTTATTTTTAGGCGAGAAATCATACACAGTTACGCCTCTTACTGAGGCGTCAAGATTTGGACGTGGTGTTGAGGCAAAATTTCTACTAAAGAATGGATTTGGGGCTGGTTTTTTTTATGTAAAACCGCGGTTTTATGAAGACATCGAAAATGAGTTTTCAGTATTTGCGGGATTTGACTTTAATTCAAAAAATAATATCTCGTTCTATTATTTAGGGAAAAAATATCAGGAATCGAATGACCCTGTTCAACTGTTTAGTTTTGTTACTGAGCTAAATCCGTTTAAGCGCACAAAGGTTGATTTGGAATTGTCGCGAGGAATGGTGGACGATGAAACTTCGAATGCCATACGATCAAGTATTAACAGCCAATTTTCCATATTTCAAATATCGGGAATATATTTCAATGTTGGTAAAAATTACCCGGGTTACTACTCCAACTCCAAATTTTTTTCGACGAATATAAACGCCCGTATTTCGCAGAAAATGAGTGTTTCTTTTAATGCCAGAGAAGATTTTGGAAATGCTCAGCTCGATACATTTTTTGTTACAGCTCCCTATTCAAAATCCATTCAGGGATCGTTAAATTACAGAATCAGTCAGGGAGGTAATGTTAAAATTTACTGGCGGGAATTTGAGAGCAAAGATCGTTTGATTAAAGATAAGTTTCATTACAAAACCGATTCGTGGAACCTGGAATATGGACATCGATACAAAAGAATTGACTATACTCTTCGCGGTGAAATTGGAGAAACAACTAACCTTTTAGCAGAAACCAATAAAAACATACAAAATAGCTTCCGTGCATCTGCAAATCTGACTTACAGATTCAATTCACGAAATTCGGTTCGATTATTTGGGAACTGGTCCAACATCAATCAGTTTGTTTCCGGCGATCAACGTCGTTTAATGGCAGGACTTGCAGCCACAAGCAGGATTTCAAAGAATCTTCGTTTAAACTGCTATATTCAAAATGCATACGACATTAATGATTATTATAGAAACAGAAACCTGATGCAGCTTAATCTGGATTATAAATTTCTGAAAAAACATACCTTCTCCTTACGTAGTTTTTACACAATTTTTAAAAATGAGGTGGATAATCCTGAGTTTACCTTATCTGCAACTTATTCTTACAGTTTGGGTATTCCGATCAAGCAAATCGTAAAAGCCGGAAAAATAAGAGGGAGAATTACAAATCAGCTCGGAGAACCTGTTAGCGACGTATTCATACGTATATCGAGCGAAACAGCGGTTACAGACAGGAATGGCGAGTATGAGTTTAAATTATTGTCTCCGGGGCGCCAACTCCTTACCATTGATAGAGCTCGCTTAGACATCGGCGAAATTCCCAATATTCCTATGCCACTAGAAGTAGAAATTATTGAAAATGAAGAAACAGAAATAAATATACAGATTCAGAAAGGTGCTCGTTTAAGTGGTCAGATAAAACTGGGAGAAAGTGCTCTTTCTGTTTTAAATGACCAATCCGCACAACCTGATAATATATTAATTGAACTAAAGTCGAATCTGGAAACATACAGAATTACAACGAATAAGGAAGGGGAATTTACTTTCCCATTGGTAAGGCCGGGAGAGGTCTTGTTTCGAATATATACTAATACTATTCCTGCGGGTTATTCTGCTGCTCAATCCACATATACTTTCCATTTAAATCCAGGGGAACAGCGCGAAGTGGATATTGTTTTGGAATCAAAAAAGAAAAAAATAATCTTCAAATCACAAAATACTACACTATCGGCAAATGAAGGTTTTGCACCTATGAAAGTGACGACTGTTTTAAAACCTCAGAAAAAAACGTCACAGCTATATTATTCGGTACAAATAGGTGCATTCAGCAGGTCACTGGCAGAGAATTCAAAATTTCTGAGAGGGCAATCTTCTTATTTCGAAAAACAAATTGATAACTTACACAAATATTTTATTGGCAAGTTCGACACTGTTGAAGAAGCACAAAAGGAGCGAAAAAGATTAAGTTCGTTCTATACAAATCCATTTATTGTTGTATTTAAGGACGAAAAAATAATACCATACAATGAATTCAAAAGTGATAAATAA
- a CDS encoding DUF3109 family protein: MEKAYFEGKSKFRKPLSCHLFLIRITEYKRFDAVNYHELDICKPGRRCGASEKLPLCKFLKESLTAKYGAEWYKELEIADEYILSQK; the protein is encoded by the coding sequence ATTGAAAAAGCATATTTTGAGGGGAAATCAAAATTCCGTAAACCCTTGTCTTGTCATTTATTCCTCATTCGAATTACCGAATACAAACGTTTTGATGCCGTAAACTACCATGAACTTGATATTTGCAAGCCAGGTCGTAGATGTGGTGCATCAGAAAAACTTCCGCTTTGCAAATTCCTAAAGGAGTCACTCACTGCAAAATATGGTGCCGAGTGGTATAAGGAGCTCGAAATCGCAGACGAGTATATTCTGTCGCAAAAATAG
- a CDS encoding DUF3109 family protein — protein sequence MVEIGRAIVSRDVFEKHFLCDILKCKGACCIEGDSGAPLTDEEAILIKEEYHTFEDLLPEKHKREVEKQGYSVIDSDGDLVTPLVDDRQCVYSYYNKQGILKCAIEKAYFDGKSKLRKPLSCHLFPIRITEYKRFDAVNYQELDICKPGRKCGASEKLPLYKFLKEPLTAKYGAEWYQELEIAAEYILSEK from the coding sequence ATGGTTGAGATTGGACGTGCCATAGTAAGTCGCGATGTTTTTGAGAAACATTTCCTTTGCGATATCCTGAAATGCAAAGGTGCTTGTTGTATTGAGGGCGATTCGGGAGCTCCTCTTACTGATGAAGAGGCAATTCTGATCAAAGAAGAATATCACACATTTGAAGACTTGCTCCCCGAGAAGCATAAGCGCGAGGTTGAAAAACAAGGCTATTCTGTTATCGACAGCGATGGAGATTTAGTAACACCACTTGTTGATGACCGCCAATGTGTTTATTCCTACTATAATAAACAGGGTATTCTGAAATGTGCCATCGAAAAAGCATATTTCGATGGGAAATCAAAATTACGTAAACCTCTGTCTTGTCATTTATTCCCCATTCGTATTACCGAATACAAACGTTTTGATGCCGTAAACTACCAGGAGCTTGATATCTGTAAGCCAGGTCGTAAATGTGGTGCATCAGAAAAATTACCACTCTACAAATTCCTAAAAGAGCCGCTTACTGCAAAGTATGGTGCCGAATGGTACCAGGAACTTGAAATTGCAGCCGAATATATCCTATCGGAAAAATAG
- the gpmI gene encoding 2,3-bisphosphoglycerate-independent phosphoglycerate mutase: protein MADNQKTLLMILDGWGIGDGSKSDIVATAPTPFMDSLMEKYPHSQLLASGQNVGLPDGQMGNSEVGHLNIGAGRVLYQDMVKITLAIKDKSLWQHPQILKAYNYAKENNKKVHLLGLIGPGGVHALSSHMVALAQIATDMGLEDVFVHGLTDGRDTDPRSGIGFLENDLKALEGTNAKFASLIGRYYGMDRDNNFDRLKLAYDLYTQGKGEKSTDVLASMKASYDAGVTDEFLKPVVMVDEAGEPLAKIEEDDVVICFNFRTDRLRQTTIAFTQKDLPEFGMHTMNLQWYTMTTYKADFKGINVIFEKDNVTNTMGEVVAKAGKKQIRIAETEKYAHVTFFFSGGREDEFEGESRILVASPKVPTYDHQPEMSAPEVTRAIVPKLENGEADFVCLNFANGDMVGHTGVYEAVYQAVQAVDSCAKDVVTAAQKGGYDIMIIADHGNADNAVNADGSENTAHSLNPVPCIFVTEKEGIKLDNGILADVAPTLLTDMGWKFLQK from the coding sequence ATGGCTGATAATCAGAAAACTTTATTGATGATTCTCGATGGATGGGGAATCGGTGATGGATCGAAAAGTGATATTGTAGCAACTGCTCCAACTCCTTTTATGGATTCATTAATGGAAAAATATCCACACTCGCAATTACTTGCAAGCGGCCAAAATGTTGGTTTACCTGATGGCCAAATGGGGAACTCAGAGGTGGGGCACCTTAACATTGGTGCCGGTCGTGTTCTTTACCAGGATATGGTTAAAATTACACTTGCTATTAAAGACAAGTCGTTGTGGCAGCATCCGCAAATTTTAAAAGCGTATAATTACGCAAAAGAAAATAATAAGAAAGTACACTTGTTGGGATTGATAGGCCCTGGTGGAGTTCATGCATTAAGTTCGCATATGGTAGCACTTGCACAAATTGCTACCGATATGGGACTGGAAGATGTTTTTGTTCATGGTTTAACAGATGGGCGGGATACAGATCCGCGTTCGGGTATTGGTTTTCTTGAAAACGATCTGAAAGCGCTGGAAGGAACAAACGCAAAATTTGCTTCTTTGATTGGTCGTTATTACGGAATGGATCGTGATAATAACTTCGATCGTTTAAAATTGGCTTACGATTTATACACGCAGGGGAAAGGCGAGAAATCAACTGATGTTTTGGCATCAATGAAAGCATCGTATGACGCGGGGGTAACCGACGAATTCCTGAAACCAGTTGTAATGGTTGACGAGGCCGGAGAGCCATTGGCTAAAATTGAGGAAGACGATGTGGTAATCTGCTTTAATTTCCGTACCGACCGTTTGCGTCAGACTACTATTGCGTTTACTCAAAAAGATCTTCCCGAATTTGGAATGCATACTATGAACCTGCAGTGGTACACCATGACAACTTACAAAGCCGATTTTAAAGGTATTAATGTGATCTTCGAGAAAGATAACGTTACCAACACAATGGGTGAGGTAGTTGCCAAGGCAGGTAAAAAACAGATCCGTATTGCGGAGACAGAAAAATATGCGCACGTAACTTTCTTCTTTAGCGGTGGCCGCGAGGATGAGTTTGAAGGTGAAAGCCGTATTCTTGTTGCATCTCCCAAAGTTCCTACTTACGATCATCAGCCCGAAATGTCGGCTCCGGAAGTGACAAGAGCTATTGTCCCGAAACTGGAAAACGGAGAAGCTGACTTTGTTTGTTTGAACTTTGCCAACGGCGATATGGTTGGTCATACCGGTGTTTACGAAGCGGTTTATCAAGCAGTGCAAGCTGTTGATTCGTGTGCAAAAGATGTGGTTACTGCCGCACAAAAAGGTGGTTACGATATCATGATTATTGCCGACCACGGTAATGCTGATAATGCCGTTAATGCCGACGGATCAGAAAATACAGCCCACTCGCTGAATCCGGTTCCTTGTATCTTTGTTACTGAAAAAGAAGGAATTAAGTTGGATAACGGTATTTTGGCTGATGTTGCTCCGACACTATTAACTGACATGGGCTGGAAGTTCCTGCAGAAATGA
- a CDS encoding ATP-binding protein, with protein sequence MKRIKIEIPVILLTIVIISLLGLSGNFVYKSLSEIVNSMLSESKPDNTLILVKDIAIDLNETENMVRLYSLSNDNDYLENYRSVNESLEAKFEELQSIYNIDSSRQLLVDSVLLLAQQKIVVWEKTLNLHLSRGNEHEAFNQYTETLDTVLNVQDTVHFEEAEKRGFFKRLLKKPQPPTPVIVDRTVEKQRLQQEIEALEKELAQRNQQMSSAEAVYMRKNLEISENLSEIITALERQEEESFLQQSQEAELLANETYERLSYFALSVFLLLFLVLILFFRDLRKSRSYQKVLKKAKTHAENLARTKELFVATVSHEMRTPVNAIYGLSEQLLQKQHDEKTQEDLRVIFDSTKHLTELVNDTFDFSRLEKQNIQLMPVHFLLDDLLHKIILYNKPVAEAKNIRFIVERNKLEKLVLFGDEGRLKQILNNLITNALKFTDEGEVKLTVAVKEQKKQIYLEFEISDTGIGIPTESQEKIFNDFVQLDTGINKKAGGTGLGLYIVKKLVNLLGGKITIESEENKGTCFFVSVPLEKGDSTKLQQTFKSYDTPAALKGKTVLIVDDAAFNRYLLKSIFTKWKVDFDEAENGQEAVDLAAQNNYALIFMDIRMPVMNGIEAASKIKASGHKSRIIALSANSDANSINDNDVFNDSLKKPFDEAALYNIICTTVEEKPVNEKANQEKSLSYQPDLSELKRMGNGDPEFLKEMIDLFLKTSEASMQSMDENLESKNYEAIAELAHKLASPVKYMNVTGVYNTVKELEELTKEGGNSTTIGQKTEQLRNEISVLNKELEALLKEKFK encoded by the coding sequence ATGAAACGAATAAAAATTGAAATACCGGTTATTCTACTCACCATCGTTATTATCTCGCTGTTGGGGTTGTCGGGGAATTTTGTGTACAAAAGTTTATCCGAAATTGTTAATTCAATGCTTTCCGAATCAAAACCAGACAACACACTTATCCTGGTAAAAGATATAGCGATCGACCTAAACGAAACCGAAAACATGGTAAGGCTTTATTCGCTTAGCAACGACAATGATTATCTCGAGAATTACAGAAGCGTAAATGAATCGCTGGAAGCAAAGTTTGAAGAATTACAATCCATTTACAACATCGACAGCAGCCGGCAATTGCTTGTTGATTCAGTTCTTCTACTCGCCCAACAAAAGATCGTTGTTTGGGAAAAGACACTAAATCTGCACCTCTCTCGCGGAAACGAACATGAAGCTTTTAACCAATATACTGAAACGCTCGACACCGTGCTGAACGTGCAAGACACTGTTCATTTCGAGGAAGCTGAAAAAAGAGGCTTTTTTAAACGCCTTTTGAAAAAACCCCAACCACCAACTCCTGTTATTGTAGATCGTACGGTGGAAAAGCAACGACTGCAACAAGAAATAGAAGCACTTGAAAAAGAACTGGCGCAGCGTAATCAACAAATGAGTTCGGCCGAAGCAGTTTATATGCGCAAAAATCTTGAGATCAGCGAAAATCTTTCGGAGATAATTACGGCACTGGAAAGGCAGGAAGAAGAGAGTTTTCTGCAACAATCGCAGGAAGCAGAACTGCTGGCAAACGAAACCTACGAGCGGCTGTCTTACTTTGCGTTGTCGGTATTTCTACTACTGTTTTTGGTATTGATTCTGTTTTTCCGCGATCTGCGAAAATCACGCTCGTACCAAAAAGTACTGAAGAAAGCCAAAACACACGCGGAAAACCTGGCGCGCACGAAAGAATTATTTGTTGCCACGGTAAGTCACGAAATGCGAACTCCTGTTAATGCCATTTACGGACTGAGTGAACAACTACTGCAAAAACAACACGATGAAAAAACACAGGAAGATTTGCGGGTAATATTCGACTCGACCAAACATTTAACTGAATTGGTGAATGACACCTTTGATTTTTCGCGGCTTGAGAAACAAAATATCCAGCTGATGCCTGTGCATTTTTTGCTGGACGATCTTCTACACAAAATTATACTTTACAACAAACCAGTAGCAGAAGCTAAAAACATTCGTTTTATTGTAGAAAGAAATAAATTAGAGAAGCTCGTATTATTTGGCGACGAAGGGCGACTAAAACAAATATTAAATAACCTCATTACCAACGCCCTGAAATTCACCGATGAAGGGGAAGTGAAATTAACAGTTGCTGTCAAAGAACAAAAAAAGCAAATATACCTCGAGTTCGAAATCTCCGATACAGGGATTGGTATACCCACTGAAAGCCAGGAAAAGATTTTCAACGACTTTGTACAACTGGATACCGGCATTAATAAAAAAGCCGGCGGCACAGGTTTGGGACTTTATATTGTAAAAAAATTGGTGAATTTGCTAGGTGGAAAAATAACTATTGAAAGTGAAGAGAATAAAGGAACGTGCTTTTTCGTATCTGTTCCGCTGGAAAAAGGCGACAGCACCAAGCTTCAACAAACCTTTAAAAGTTATGACACTCCGGCAGCATTAAAAGGCAAAACTGTTTTAATTGTCGACGATGCGGCCTTTAACCGGTATCTGCTAAAAAGTATTTTTACCAAATGGAAAGTTGATTTTGATGAAGCAGAAAACGGACAGGAAGCAGTTGATCTGGCAGCACAAAACAACTACGCCCTTATTTTTATGGATATCCGAATGCCGGTGATGAACGGAATAGAGGCCGCTAGTAAAATTAAGGCCTCAGGCCACAAAAGCAGAATAATAGCCCTTTCAGCAAATTCAGATGCGAATAGTATAAACGACAATGATGTGTTTAACGACTCGCTGAAAAAACCTTTTGATGAAGCCGCGTTATACAATATTATTTGCACCACAGTGGAAGAAAAACCGGTAAATGAAAAAGCAAATCAGGAGAAATCGTTGAGCTATCAACCCGATCTGAGCGAACTTAAACGGATGGGAAATGGCGATCCCGAATTCCTAAAAGAAATGATCGACCTGTTTTTAAAAACCAGCGAAGCCAGCATGCAATCGATGGATGAAAACCTGGAAAGTAAAAATTACGAAGCCATTGCCGAGCTCGCACACAAACTGGCATCGCCGGTAAAATACATGAATGTAACCGGTGTTTACAACACAGTAAAAGAGTTGGAAGAGCTTACAAAAGAAGGTGGCAATTCCACAACTATTGGCCAAAAGACTGAACAATTGCGCAACGAAATTTCAGTGCTGAACAAAGAACTGGAAGCACTTCTCAAAGAAAAGTTCAAATAA